Within the Thalassophryne amazonica chromosome 19, fThaAma1.1, whole genome shotgun sequence genome, the region aacacgggcgatgtcaattgaaacaaaggagatgattatcaaactcttaaaagagggtaaatcatcacgcaatgttgcaaaagatggttgttcacagtcacctgtgtttaaactctggaccaaatacaaacaacatgggaaggttgctaaaggcaaacatactggaagaccaaggaagacatcaaagcgtcaagacagaaaacttaaagcaatatgtctcaaaaatcgaaaatgcacaacaaatgaggaacgaatgggagaaaactggactcaacgtctgtgaccaaattgcaagaaaccgtctaaaggaaatgggatttacatacagaaaagctaaacgaaagccatcattaacacctaaacagaaaaaaacaaggttacaatgggctaaggaaaagcaatcgtggactgtggatgactggatgaaagtcatattcagtgatgaatctcgaatctgcattgggcaaggtgatgatgctggaacttttgtttggtgccgttccaatgagatttataaagatgactgcctgaagagaacatgtaaatttccacagtcattgatgatatggggctgcatgtcaggtaaaggcacagcggagatggctgtcatttcctgatttcttatagtgtttcttaaagccagaaagctgccatttgaaatgactttagttttgtgtcatgtctgtgatctgcttttttttctacaaaattaaacaactgaatgaacatcctccgaggccggtgattccataatttttgccaggggttgtataaccgaGAGGTAACTTCTTTTTTCTCCCCCTCAATCGCCTAGTCAGAACATCCAACACTTTGTCAAAACAATGCCATTTACTGCTTTTTAAATaagaataaaattattattgtgcagattgagtttagccttttggcctggccctccacaatattttctgtttctcatttggccctCTGCAAaaaatacagggtgaacacaaaaacactccttggtttcaaatatttataatatcaaaagttacatgaataattttacaattttggtatctacagttgctgaaactcaagtttttttttctcttttgctgattcttcttcaaaattgtgaAATTATTCATGTAGCTTTTGACATTATAAATACTTGAAATCAACGGATGCTTTGTGTTGACCCtgtaattgcccacccctgctctaatggCTCACACACATGGTCTTGTGTGCGGTAAGAAATTAGTGGGAACAGAGGAACATGTATGGACTTGAAAATGGCACTTTTTCCCCATTTTGACCACATCCCCACTGTGTTCATGAGTGTGATGGGGTACAATGGCAAATATcatgctaaaaaaataaattaagggCTTTAAAGTCATACTGGTGACAGGTTATGAAAGCTTTGGTAATATTTTTCTTCCTTTTGTCACTCATCTGGAGTTTATAAGTAGAAATTAACTTAGAGTAATATCTCCACCGAGGCACAAAATTATTCAGCTTGcaatatttaaaattttgagTCTCCATCTTAAAATATATTAGTAACAATATTATTTCAAAGCAAGTCCAATACGTTGATAAAGATTCAGAAAACTTGGATGTGAGCTTTTGAGTAGTACTGTACAGACTTCAATGAGTGAACCAGATGCAGGCAAAACTATCacatccttggtggaggtaaacagAAGTATGCATAAAAAGTATACATTTTTTGTACCACTCACCTGTGGATTTGATTTGGCAAGGTTCTCAATCTTTGTCCAAGCCTCTTCACGTTCTTTTGACTTCACCTTCTCTCTATTGAACAAAGTGTGAAGGCTGAAGTAAATACTCTGCTATAACTGCAACATAACTGGCTCTGCTGTCTAAAGGGTGAAATTAAATCAGTCACTATGCAATTACTAATTAAACACATACTTGTTTTTCTCAGCCCTGAACTGCTGTGTACAATCATCAAATAGTTTCTGATTCATCTCCATGAAAAGTTTCAGAGCATTGTAGATGAGGCCATGGATGGTCCTGTGAACCCACACAAATAAGACTTAATCAAAAGTGACATTTTTAACCAACAGTTTCGCCAGTTCCCCTCAGTGGCAAATACCTCACTTAAAACTAAATACAACAGAACTACAAAGATAAAATCTCAGTTTTgcagtgaaatggagtttagacaaATCTTCATCTTGAAAGGTGTTTTGCAAAACTACTTTTTCAGAGACCAAGGCCAAATTTTCCAAAACACCCAAATATGTTTATCtcataaaaatatgaaactgtAAAGGCAGAAAACCTGAATTAAAGATCTGTAATCAGAGGGGAAAAAGTTACAAACCAGTACATTCAAGTTTGACTAAAGTTTGCAGCTGACCACATGGAGAAAGAAAAATAATACCTCCTAGAAGAATGTTTTGTGTACAGACCACACAGAATTTAAGTTGTTTGGCTGCAATAATCAGAGATATGTTTGGAGGAGCAAAGGGGAGGCCTTCAAATTCAAATATACAACATGTTCAGCATTCTGCTCTGGGCCCATTGTTAATGAAACTGATGAATTTGACAAAGCAGATGGAATAATGAAGCAGGATCACCTCAAAATTCAACTTCAACACGTGGACACAACTGGGTGTTTCAACCAGACAATGgcccaaaaacatatcaaagctGCTTGTGGAACACTTAACGTAAGCTAACATCAAGTTTTTTGGAATGGCCTCCTTATAGTCTGGACCTCAAACTTTCCAACAATATTTTGTGAAAATTGGCACCATGGACActtaattattgttttttttttttcctattagaTACCAGCAAATCTAAAGTTCAAAATCATTGAAAGCCCAATACCACCATAACATtcatgtccataagtgcatgttaaCTTCTGAccacaaccctaaccctaaccaaaaATTACAATAACTGTGACACTGTTCAACTACTTATGGGTGTGATTAAACAAGGAGCACAATGTGTTATTCTGCCAGTTGCTGTGCTGACTTGGTGTTACATGCAGTGTGAGTGTGTCAGGACATTTTTACACCAACAGTCCAGCATCTCACTTGTTCCAGTGGGTCTTTGAGTTGCGATACAGAGCAGGAAACATAATTGGCAGAATCTTTGCAGCGTTATCGCTGATTAGACTCATTATGTACTCATTGTTCCAGTAGTAGAGCGCCCTCTCTGCCACCTGCAGATAACAGACACCTCAGTCAGGATAACACAAACAGGCACTGCCATGGAAAGACCTTAGATAAAACAGCAATGAACTCGAAGGGCAACATTCTCTTGTCGGATACCTGGAAGTGCGGGCTGGACACACACTTTGCTAACTGTCTGAAGAGAGGCTCCTGCACCTTGACAAACTCAGAGGGCTCAATTACATCCAAAATCTCCTCCAGCTCATTGAGGAACATCACTTCCTTAGGACTGTGAGTCTTTGGCCAGTACTTTAACAGAGCCATCACCACCTATTGTGATGGTAAAGTACAACAACTACATTAATAAATGacgtagaatatatatatatatatatatatatatatatatatatatatatatatatatatatatatatatatatatataaattcgcAGAGAACTGAGTCACCTGTTTTACATTTCATAAGTCATAACAAGGaactcatttacaaatgtaaatgagttccttgttaaacataaaaaaagaaTACTTAAATTAAAAATTCCTCAATTAGCCCCACTCTGAAGTAGATACGTTTTACATGtctacacaaacaaacaaattcagtGCCTTCAGATGGATAAAGGCTGACTGGTGCATCTTCTGGAAAACACAATATTATACCATAATTTACTTGACATACCGGCTCAGTTAGAGTGCTGTCCTTTTCCAAAAACTGCACAACACAATAGGCCAGCTGCAAAGAATGTATAGAGACATATTTAGGAAACTGTCAAAGCATTTTAAATTTTCTCAAACACACATACATCACAATGTCAGCCTGTGCAATTATGTAACTGTGAAGGGCTGCAATTTACATTTAATAACTAAAGTGTGGTGATCTGTGAATACAGAAAACCATTCTGACATCTACATAACTTGACATGATTTCAAGGTTAAATTGAATCGCTTGCTTCATTATGAGTTAAAAATTCTGCACTCATTACCTGTGGATGGTACACACTGAGTGACTTGACTTTATGCAGAGGCAATAAAACCTTTAAAAGGAAAATCTTGTGCTCTTCCTTTAGTGGTAAGGCAAATCCGTTGATTATGCTgtgaaatacacacaaaaaagaaacttaAATGCGTCTGGGTAACaagtaaggggaaaaaaaaacccaactcctCTTTCCCTTGTATAAATGGCTGAGAAGGAATAGGGCAcctcagtctcgtttgaaccctgcacgatatcgcaggatttgaccacttatggggacagccagtcccattgtgcaatatatacgcagcataacttcacatgaaaaaaatagtgtaccgttttgttttcggctgcaatcacagaagcagtcacgaaaaggttttttttttttttcttctttcagttcccagtggagaaggaagacgaggcagatgggagacatcgtgtcggtaagtgttagcctaaacAGCTAACCAGActagctgtgttctctcacctcgacatgtttgtgctgcGGGTCATAAAGAAACTGCAACATgtccactttttctttgcattttcactttgtttgcatataATTTGCCAAAAACCTCtgagaaaatgctgtgtttccccccctgaagtagagaaattaaatcatattttactcctttagtgcctgccctcaaatgagactgtggtgcccagTAAAACTGCTAACACACAGTCAGCTATCAGCTACAAGCTTCATATGTCTGTGTATTGATCAGACGATAAAGACCATCTCTGAATCTGATATAATAGTTACATACATCCCATAAACACGTTTCCACTGCTGTTTTTATAAATGGGAGTCCATACCTTCCAAGTATTTCCAGTAGTTCAGCTATACCGTTATGGTGCTCAGTTTCATAGATAAACCTTTCAAAACAAATATTTGGCAATGAGACAGGTTTTTCAAGATGTATTTACAgcagatttaaaaaaatgagCGGTGCAGCAGCAGAATGGCACTGACCTATAGAAAATGTTATTGATCTGTTTTCTGATGTACGCCCTCAGTCCCAGGAACTTTCCATAGATCCTGTGGAGTGTTGTTTTGAGGAAGTCTCTCTCTCTAGGATCCTCACTGTCAAATAATTCTAGGAGCTATAATGGGGGGGGGGCCTCATTGTATGAAATGCATCTTTTGTTGCTCAAAGAACTCCGTGTAGAAAGTCAATGTAGAAAACACAGCTGAGTGTAGGTCACATCTTTTTATATTGTTCTTcaaagattgaagcagtgcttccatTATCCTTTGTTAgtcaaaactgtttttcatacaaATATAACATAAGACACTGTTACAATGTGCAATTCTTACCTGCATGACAAACTTTTGGTCAATGTATTTCTTTGCTATATTCGGCTGAAAGTCGGGTGATTCTAAAAACCTAAGGAAAAATTCATACACCAGCTGCAAGAGAAACACATGAAGACAAATTCATCAATTTTGGGAATTCAGTTGACAAAAGTGTCAGCGAGTACAATATTCCAGTATGCCCAAAGTTGAGGTACAGTTCTGTGCAAAAAAATTTGAAAGTCCTATAAACAATGTTTTAAACATTAATATAACAGCCAGCAACTAATTTTGCTAtacatttatgtgtgtgtgttgtcaccaAAGcttttctatttcttcttttCATAACCAGATTGATCGTGTGCGAATCCCACCTTATGAACCTGCGCCTCCTCCCCACATTAAAAATAGCCAGGAATGACTGCCCAAATTGCACTGTGCATGCAAGATGGCATAAAGTAACAAGTTCACAATTCTATCCCATCAGGTGAACCACtgattgtgcttttatttatttgaatagttATTCAGCAAGTTAATGAATTGTACAACATAAACTCGTGAAATTAAAGCTCTCCTATATTGAAATTAACCTATTTTAAAACTCATTTTATTTGCTCAACATTTATCTTTATGCATATATTGGAGACAATTAGAATATTCTAATTAGTATGACAATAATTAACCTGCAGATGTGGCCATGCAGCTTCAAGTGTGGGCTCGTCCTCCTCTGGATCAAACTCTGCACCGGTCGGGTTGGACGAAGGAGGCAACGTTCTGAACATGTTCACTGCAAACTGGGAGAACACAGAGGCATAATGTAAATGCTAATTCATGGAAAATATAGTTCAGAGTTTAATGTACTACTGATTTATATCGTTATGAGTGTTTTTTtagtgatctagtggttaagcgtttggCTTGACACCAgacgatcctcagttcaaatcccagcctggctggaaaatcactaagggcccttgggcaaggtctttaatcccctattgcttccggtgtgtagtgagcgccttgtatggcagcaccctgacatcggggtgaatgcgaggcattattgtaaagcgctttgagcatctgatgcagatggaaaagcgatatataaatgccaatatatacataaaaaagcTGATTTAACATCATCCCTTGATTCTTTATTTCCTCACTCCATAGTCACAAGATAACCTGCCTTTAATATTATATTAGGTTACATATTTGTATTTTTAAGGTTAGTTTTGTCATTCCAACTGGCCTTCAAAGGTTTATCCCAGAATAAGACAAGTGTGTTGCGTTTCTGGTCTCTCAGGGTCAACTGACTCTCCGGTGGGCTGCCATTCCCTGCTGGGCATTATCAtgggacagaaacagagagagctTTGTCTGAAGAgagagactacaacccctggcaaaaattatggaatcaccggcctcggaggatgttcattcagttgtttaattttgtagaaaaaaagcagatcacagacatgacacaaaactaaagtaatttcaaatggcaactttctggctttaagaaacactataagaaatcaagaaaaaaaaatgtggccgtcagtaacagttacttttttagaccaagcagagggaaaaaaaatatggactcattcaattctgaggaataaattatggaatcaccctgtaaattttcatccccaaaactaacacctgcatcaaatcagatctgctcgttagtctgcatctataaaggagtatcacaccttggagagctgttgcaccaagtggactgacatgaatcatggctccaacacgagagatgtcaattgaaacaaaggagaggattatcaaactcttaaaagagggtaaatcatcacgcaatgttgcaaaagatgttggttgtgcacagtcagctgtgtctaaactctggaccaaatacaaacaacatgggaaggttgctaaaggcaaacatactggtagaccaaggaagacatcaaagcgtcaagacagaaaacttaaagcaatatgtctcaaaaatcgaaaatgcacaacaaaacaaatgaggaacgaatgggaggaaactggagtcaactctgtgactgaactgtaagaaaccgcctaaaggaaatgtgatttacatacagaaaagctaaacgaaacccatcaacacctaaacagaagaaacaaggttacaatgggctaaggaaaagcaatcgtggactgtggatgactggatgaaagtcatattcagcgatgaatgtcgaatctgcattgggcaaggtgatgatgctggaacttttgtttggtgccgttccaatgagatttataaagatgactgcctgaagagaacatgtacatttccacagtcattgatgatatggggatgcatgtcaggtaaaggcactggggagatggctgtcattacatcatcaataaatgcacaagtttacattgatattttggacacttttcttataccatcaattgaaaggatgtttgaggatgatgaaatcatttctcaagatgataacgcatcttgccatagagcaaaaactgtgaaaacattcctttcaaaaagacacatagggtcaatgacatggcctgcaaatagtccggatcttaatccaattgaaaatctttggtggaagttgaagaaaatggtccatgacaaggctccaacctgcaaagctgatctggcaacagcaatcagagaaagttagagccagattgatgaagagtactgtttgtcactcattacgtccatgcctcagagactgcaagctgttataaaagccagaggtggtgcaacaaaatactagtgatgtgttggagtgttcttttgtttttcatgattccataattttttcctcagaattgagtgattccatatttttttccctctgcttggtctaaaaaagtaaccgttactgactgccacaacttttttcctgatttcttatagtgtttcttaaagccagaaagttgccatttgaaatgactttagttttgtgtcatgtctgtgatctgcttttttctacaaaattaaacaactgaatgaacatcctctgaggccggtgattccataatttttgccaggggttgtataaggtaaAGAGACTGTCTGGTCTTTGCTGCGCTGATTTCCTGAACAGGATGTGGAGGAGATTGTGCATCAACTCAACAATGGACACTGTAAATGTCAACTATAATTACTCTCAAGGAAATTAGCTGTTGGCTTTGATGATAAAACAAACATAACTGCATTAGTGCTAGTAAAGTGCAATCCTTCCCTCAATCCTCAATCTTATAGTTCTGTTTCCAAGTCTGATAAAGTATATGTGAGCActaaaaatagtgagcaggcgaTCCGTCATCATCTAACAACTTTGTTGTGCTTGTGTTCACTCATGGTGTGATTTGGGCTTCTcagaataaatttaattaaaaataaatctctcattcatttctaaatggatgcaaATGGAAGAGCTTtcattaaccctttatctactgaggctataaatggacgattggttataattttttattatagcaataaaattaagaaataatgttctatgtttgtgtgctttggtacccttttcccagagtacctgaatttcaattatattacacctgattaactatttatacacattatttgtaagttttagcatttaaaatgagaaaaaacacaaaaacgaacttgattttttttcagttttttagtgaaaaatgagagcaatgtaaaggaagtttggatttcacatttttaacaggaagctgtatgtgtttacaatcaaaataattgtgTGTGTCCGGAActtagaaacagtgcaaaagtaaacattttacaaagcgaaaatatgcaaaaagtaaccaattttaaagtgcagaagcaAACAATatgaacaacaacaaagtgcaaaactatttataaatatatgaattattatctgtattattaaaatgtgcaataaatcactcatttgatcactcattttgtgcaaaattatacaatatgaataaaacaaagtgtcaaactatatacaaatatataaccaagaatcaaaattagatctaaactacatcagtccattgtcagtgtggtactggttgtaacagtttctgtctggctgaagacagaggctaattttacaaagtttgcacatccagcaggttgaactcttgcaaaccttgcaagaacgccgcccctttgtggatcgctggcaagttgggtttccactgcttgttggcaccgggcagtggcttgtggctgatggacacataccatcacacacacaccttcacaaatgacaccaacaccctgccttttcctcaaaaattactacatttatgtttgctgtctgtctctgtacttttctgtcacttttgcgctctttttcatacttgtccctcgtttcaaaagtcacagaacgcactttaccgtaatatatgcaacatatagcatactgttggaaagcacgggttcttggcttgctgtcagtgttgaaatttttcagattgaggtcttacatgagaacttacagtaatgagaatcagcggcgcactagtgtgaaacttctgtgtttttcctctgcgtgatgcgtcacaggcttacgtttactgtaatacaccatatatcattggaaagcccttggagttagcttaacaatgcactttgaatcattcggattggacaaactatggcggagttacggtaaaaaaatacgcatatggaaaatatggcgtgggcgccatcgccgtagataaagggttaacagAGTAGGTTTTGCTCTATGGAGATCTTTTCTCCTTTTGAGATTTGCTGtaatttaaaaattaaacagTGTTATTCCTTTGACACATTAAAATGCAAACTATGATCAAAACGGAGCATTGCTGCATCATTCAGACAGTTCAACAACTTTGTTGAGCCAAGTGGACGGCATTTGAGGATAACCCAGGCTAGGATCTGCAGACTAAATCGTTTTGTCAAGGCAACCATGAAGTAGTGCACTAAAGCTtacaagaacaacaaaaataatgtttttgaAGCAGACTTTGTGTTGAGGACATGACAAGCGACATCACTagagctgaaacgattagtcgagtaactcgaataattcgattacaaaaaatgttcgaggcaaattctgtgccttgaagctctgtttaacgctgtagtacatatgccaggcctatgtgtggcactgtaacagaagactagagcatgcacataaaccgtgtaagagctaatcaatttagcaacaaaagctacagctttccaacgcaacatacagagtaaaataaagccttttaagaaaaGACTGTCCACGCTCATCATCTAATACACGGTCCGCTCTCCGTGGGGAGTGGCTATTTGCCCGGCGGCCAGctcctgtctctctctgcccggtgtgaggggctcagcactcccctcacaccgggagagtcacagctccgtccccagcAACACTGACaaagtctctgaaagaagatcctctcagcaaaagtccactcgttcttctgtgttttgctcagactcgcactgagtgtttcgctttttaattttcgctttttggggcaacacacaacgctttacAAACActgtaatttaaataaaataaccagaagcactcggagagcgtaaacctccgccaaggccacagggtcactgactggcaaagagacttattccacgtcgtttcacacatctaccgtcatgttttagattcagtggttaaccctctgggatccaagcgcattttttggacagttcacctgcctggcataaatgttttattattgctgttaacagctctccctgcatcccacaatcaagttttatgtctctttttttcaggacaacctgtactttcaaaatatatatgctataat harbors:
- the LOC117532127 gene encoding serine/threonine-protein phosphatase 2A 56 kDa regulatory subunit gamma isoform isoform X1 → MPHKSKKEKEFGKSGRAKKSGSKNGPADDQLGSNKKPPPASQLMRVKHPGSHSDVKREKRFSTSSFPLSTNRELQKLSALADVAPTEQEKLFIQKLRQCCVLFDFLSDPLSDLKWKEVKRAALSEMVEYITHNRNVITEPIYPEVVHMFAVNMFRTLPPSSNPTGAEFDPEEDEPTLEAAWPHLQLVYEFFLRFLESPDFQPNIAKKYIDQKFVMQLLELFDSEDPRERDFLKTTLHRIYGKFLGLRAYIRKQINNIFYRFIYETEHHNGIAELLEILGSIINGFALPLKEEHKIFLLKVLLPLHKVKSLSVYHPQLAYCVVQFLEKDSTLTEPVVMALLKYWPKTHSPKEVMFLNELEEILDVIEPSEFVKVQEPLFRQLAKCVSSPHFQVAERALYYWNNEYIMSLISDNAAKILPIMFPALYRNSKTHWNKTIHGLIYNALKLFMEMNQKLFDDCTQQFRAEKNKEKVKSKEREEAWTKIENLAKSNPQFSMYVDSSDLNSPVAMETDVPLIEDFQRLKRTVEGASQLQHDQRRERPLMRRKSELSQDIFTAKALESHRRAEDMLTSPDGL
- the LOC117532127 gene encoding serine/threonine-protein phosphatase 2A 56 kDa regulatory subunit gamma isoform isoform X4 encodes the protein MPHKSKKEKEFGKSGRAKKSGSKNGPADDQLGSNKKPPPASQLMRVKHPGSHSDVKREKRFSTSSFPLSTNRELQKLSALADVAPTEQEKLFIQKLRQCCVLFDFLSDPLSDLKWKEVKRAALSEMVEYITHNRNVITEPIYPEVVHMFAVNMFRTLPPSSNPTGAEFDPEEDEPTLEAAWPHLQLVYEFFLRFLESPDFQPNIAKKYIDQKFVMQLLELFDSEDPRERDFLKTTLHRIYGKFLGLRAYIRKQINNIFYRFIYETEHHNGIAELLEILGSIINGFALPLKEEHKIFLLKVLLPLHKVKSLSVYHPQLAYCVVQFLEKDSTLTEPVVMALLKYWPKTHSPKEVMFLNELEEILDVIEPSEFVKVQEPLFRQLAKCVSSPHFQVAERALYYWNNEYIMSLISDNAAKILPIMFPALYRNSKTHWNKTIHGLIYNALKLFMEMNQKLFDDCTQQFRAEKNKEKVKSKEREEAWTKIENLAKSNPQSCSNGDGCSFDRRLSEVKKDS
- the LOC117532127 gene encoding serine/threonine-protein phosphatase 2A 56 kDa regulatory subunit gamma isoform isoform X2, with protein sequence MPHKSKKEKEFGKSGRAKKSGSKNGPADDQLGSNKKPPPASQLMRVKHPGSHSDVKREKRFSTSSFPLSTNRELQKLSALADVAPTEQEKLFIQKLRQCCVLFDFLSDPLSDLKWKEVKRAALSEMVEYITHNRNVITEPIYPEVVHMFAVNMFRTLPPSSNPTGAEFDPEEDEPTLEAAWPHLQLVYEFFLRFLESPDFQPNIAKKYIDQKFVMQLLELFDSEDPRERDFLKTTLHRIYGKFLGLRAYIRKQINNIFYRFIYETEHHNGIAELLEILGSIINGFALPLKEEHKIFLLKVLLPLHKVKSLSVYHPQLAYCVVQFLEKDSTLTEPVVMALLKYWPKTHSPKEVMFLNELEEILDVIEPSEFVKVQEPLFRQLAKCVSSPHFQVAERALYYWNNEYIMSLISDNAAKILPIMFPALYRNSKTHWNKTIHGLIYNALKLFMEMNQKLFDDCTQQFRAEKNKEKVKSKEREEAWTKIENLAKSNPQLQHDQRRERPLMRRKSELSQDIFTAKALESHRRAEDMLTSPDGL
- the LOC117532127 gene encoding serine/threonine-protein phosphatase 2A 56 kDa regulatory subunit gamma isoform isoform X3; its protein translation is MLTCNKGGDRMVVDAPNSNGPFQPVALMHFRDVAPTEQEKLFIQKLRQCCVLFDFLSDPLSDLKWKEVKRAALSEMVEYITHNRNVITEPIYPEVVHMFAVNMFRTLPPSSNPTGAEFDPEEDEPTLEAAWPHLQLVYEFFLRFLESPDFQPNIAKKYIDQKFVMQLLELFDSEDPRERDFLKTTLHRIYGKFLGLRAYIRKQINNIFYRFIYETEHHNGIAELLEILGSIINGFALPLKEEHKIFLLKVLLPLHKVKSLSVYHPQLAYCVVQFLEKDSTLTEPVVMALLKYWPKTHSPKEVMFLNELEEILDVIEPSEFVKVQEPLFRQLAKCVSSPHFQVAERALYYWNNEYIMSLISDNAAKILPIMFPALYRNSKTHWNKTIHGLIYNALKLFMEMNQKLFDDCTQQFRAEKNKEKVKSKEREEAWTKIENLAKSNPQFSMYVDSSDLNSPVAMETDVPLIEDFQRLKRTVEGASQLQHDQRRERPLMRRKSELSQDIFTAKALESHRRAEDMLTSPDGL
- the LOC117532127 gene encoding serine/threonine-protein phosphatase 2A 56 kDa regulatory subunit gamma isoform isoform X5 produces the protein MLTCNKGGDRMVVDAPNSNGPFQPVALMHFRDVAPTEQEKLFIQKLRQCCVLFDFLSDPLSDLKWKEVKRAALSEMVEYITHNRNVITEPIYPEVVHMFAVNMFRTLPPSSNPTGAEFDPEEDEPTLEAAWPHLQLVYEFFLRFLESPDFQPNIAKKYIDQKFVMQLLELFDSEDPRERDFLKTTLHRIYGKFLGLRAYIRKQINNIFYRFIYETEHHNGIAELLEILGSIINGFALPLKEEHKIFLLKVLLPLHKVKSLSVYHPQLAYCVVQFLEKDSTLTEPVVMALLKYWPKTHSPKEVMFLNELEEILDVIEPSEFVKVQEPLFRQLAKCVSSPHFQVAERALYYWNNEYIMSLISDNAAKILPIMFPALYRNSKTHWNKTIHGLIYNALKLFMEMNQKLFDDCTQQFRAEKNKEKVKSKEREEAWTKIENLAKSNPQLQHDQRRERPLMRRKSELSQDIFTAKALESHRRAEDMLTSPDGL